CGGCTTAATTGACTCAGTGTCTAGCTCTTTTAACTTATCAATGTAATCAAAAATTTTAGAAAGTTGAGCGATAAGCGACTTTTTCTCTTCTTCAGCTAAATTAATTCTGGCTAAATTAGCCACATACTCAACAGTTTTTTTATCTACTTTACTCATTTTTAAGAAGATTTAAATTTACCGCGAAAAAGAGTAAGCTCTAAAAATGTCTGAAGCCGTCGCGAACGGCTAGGGTGACGTAGTTTCTTTAAAGCTTTGGCTTCAATTTGACGAATTCGCTCTCGAGTAACCTTAAAAATAGTTCCCACTTCTTCTAACGTCTTTGGGCTTCCATCCTCTAAACCAAACCTTAAAGTAAGAATGTTCTTCTCCCGATCAGTCAGGCTTTCCATGGCTTGTTCTAATTCCTCCTTAAGCATAGAGAAAACCGTAGCATTAGCCGGGGATACGGCTTTTTTATCTTCAATAAAATCACCGAAAGAAGTATCGCCATCATCGCCAATCGGAGTATGGATTGATATCGGCTGTTGTGAAACTTTGATAATATCTTTTATCTTAG
Above is a genomic segment from Candidatus Omnitrophota bacterium containing:
- the gatC gene encoding Asp-tRNA(Asn)/Glu-tRNA(Gln) amidotransferase subunit GatC yields the protein MSKVDKKTVEYVANLARINLAEEEKKSLIAQLSKIFDYIDKLKELDTESIKPMRNLHQAQGVLRKDEARPSDHRDRILNNSPSREGDYFKIPKVIE